A single genomic interval of Alligator mississippiensis isolate rAllMis1 chromosome 15, rAllMis1, whole genome shotgun sequence harbors:
- the LOC106737299 gene encoding C5a anaphylatoxin chemotactic receptor 1 isoform X1, with protein MHSSAHRARCTWEACAWLTPAPCPRHSPLRQAARSQGTACSTQGLCSEWVLSSCTQPSALGAARGLERPRWGFPWVSELQTGAGAWRPVSARQSKPGFSPQGQSWWRMSLPPGSSGNNPYPNTYPDDYPGDYNFTMPDRDSSDVLPYTLTPLHGLALAFYALVFILGVLGNGAVIWVTGVEMKRTVNTVWFLNLAVADLLCCLALPFLAMPLIRDHHWALGSFPCKLLPSLTILNMFASVFVLTAISADRCALVTLPIWCQNHRSARLAWGVCGAAWLLALLLTVPSFIFRKTRTDVFSPKVTCVLDYAAVPGHQHAAEVATAALRFTCGFLAPFVVICTCYGLLLARLRDSRWGLSRQPTRVVLPVVVGFFVCWLPYHVVGLVLATHVSGAAPYSLAHAAQPLVLGLAYVNSCLNPLLYVLLARGLRCSLGARLAGALQELEPTASTPSKSTSDRATMEEQV; from the coding sequence ATGCACTCGAGTGCTCACCGGGCACGGTGCACTTGGGAAGCGTGTGCCTGGCTTACACCAGCACCGTGCCCCCGGCACAGCCCCCTCCGGCAGGCGGCCCGGAGTCAGGGCACGGCTTGCTCAACGCAAGGGCTGTGCAGTGAGTGGGTGCTGTCCTCGTGCACACAGCCTTCTGCACTCggggcagcccgggggctggagcGGCCACGCTGGGGGTTTCCGTGGGTCTCCGAGCTGCAGACAGGAGCTGGCGCGTGGCGCCCCGTTTCAGCACGGCAAAGCAAGCCAGGTTTCTCTCCCCAGGGTCAGAGCTGGTGGAGAATGAGCCTCCCTCCAGGTAGCAGCGGTAACAACCCCTACCCCAACACCTACCCTGATGACTACCCTGGCGACTACAACTTCACGATGCCCGACCGGGACAGCTCGGACGTGCTGCCCTACACGCTCACACCGCTCCACGGCCTGGCCCTGGCCTTCTACGCCCTGGTCTTCATACTGGGCGTGCTGGGCAACGGGGCCGTCATCTGGGTGACGGGCGTGGAGATGAAGCGCACGGTGAACACCGTCTGGTTCCTCAACCTCGCCGTGGCCgacctgctgtgctgcctggcgCTGCCcttcctggccatgcccctcatCCGCGACCACCACTGGGCGCTGGGCAGCTTCCCCTGCAAGCTCCTGCCGTCCCTCACCATCCTCAACATGTTCGCCAGCGTCTTCGTCCTCACGGCCATCAGCGCCGACCGCTGCGCCCTGGTGACCCTGCCCATCTGGTGCCAGAACCACCGCTCGGCGCGGCTGGCCTGGGGCGTGTGCGGGGCGGCCTGGCTGCTGGCGCTGCTCCTCACCGTGCCGTCCTTCATCTTCCGCAAGACGCGCACGGACGTCTTCTCCCCCAAGGTGACGTGCGTGCTGGACTACGCCGCCGTGCCCGGGCACCAGCATGCGGCCGAGGTGGCCACGGCCGCCCTGCGCTTCACCTGCGGCTTCCTGGCGCCCTTTGTCGTGATCTGCACCTGCTACGGGCTGCTCCTTGCCCGGCTCCGTGACAGCCGGTGGGGGCTGTCGCGCCAGCCCACCCGGGTGGTGCTGCCGGTGGTGGTGGGCTTCTTCGTGTGCTGGCTGCCCTACCACGTGGTGGGACTGGTCCTGGCCACGCACGTGTCCGGCGCGGCCCCATACAGCCTGGCACACGCCGCTCAGCcgctggtgctgggcctggcCTACGTCAACAGCTGCCTCAACCCCCTGCTCTATGTGCTGCTGGCCCGCGGGCTCCGGTGCTCCCTGGGTGCCCGCCTGGCCGGCGCCTTGCAGGAGTTGGAGCCCACCGCTTCGACGCCCTCCAAGTCCACCAGCGACCGGGCCACCATGGAGGAGCAGGTGTAG
- the LOC106737299 gene encoding C5a anaphylatoxin chemotactic receptor 1 isoform X2 translates to MSLPPGSSGNNPYPNTYPDDYPGDYNFTMPDRDSSDVLPYTLTPLHGLALAFYALVFILGVLGNGAVIWVTGVEMKRTVNTVWFLNLAVADLLCCLALPFLAMPLIRDHHWALGSFPCKLLPSLTILNMFASVFVLTAISADRCALVTLPIWCQNHRSARLAWGVCGAAWLLALLLTVPSFIFRKTRTDVFSPKVTCVLDYAAVPGHQHAAEVATAALRFTCGFLAPFVVICTCYGLLLARLRDSRWGLSRQPTRVVLPVVVGFFVCWLPYHVVGLVLATHVSGAAPYSLAHAAQPLVLGLAYVNSCLNPLLYVLLARGLRCSLGARLAGALQELEPTASTPSKSTSDRATMEEQV, encoded by the coding sequence ATGAGCCTCCCTCCAGGTAGCAGCGGTAACAACCCCTACCCCAACACCTACCCTGATGACTACCCTGGCGACTACAACTTCACGATGCCCGACCGGGACAGCTCGGACGTGCTGCCCTACACGCTCACACCGCTCCACGGCCTGGCCCTGGCCTTCTACGCCCTGGTCTTCATACTGGGCGTGCTGGGCAACGGGGCCGTCATCTGGGTGACGGGCGTGGAGATGAAGCGCACGGTGAACACCGTCTGGTTCCTCAACCTCGCCGTGGCCgacctgctgtgctgcctggcgCTGCCcttcctggccatgcccctcatCCGCGACCACCACTGGGCGCTGGGCAGCTTCCCCTGCAAGCTCCTGCCGTCCCTCACCATCCTCAACATGTTCGCCAGCGTCTTCGTCCTCACGGCCATCAGCGCCGACCGCTGCGCCCTGGTGACCCTGCCCATCTGGTGCCAGAACCACCGCTCGGCGCGGCTGGCCTGGGGCGTGTGCGGGGCGGCCTGGCTGCTGGCGCTGCTCCTCACCGTGCCGTCCTTCATCTTCCGCAAGACGCGCACGGACGTCTTCTCCCCCAAGGTGACGTGCGTGCTGGACTACGCCGCCGTGCCCGGGCACCAGCATGCGGCCGAGGTGGCCACGGCCGCCCTGCGCTTCACCTGCGGCTTCCTGGCGCCCTTTGTCGTGATCTGCACCTGCTACGGGCTGCTCCTTGCCCGGCTCCGTGACAGCCGGTGGGGGCTGTCGCGCCAGCCCACCCGGGTGGTGCTGCCGGTGGTGGTGGGCTTCTTCGTGTGCTGGCTGCCCTACCACGTGGTGGGACTGGTCCTGGCCACGCACGTGTCCGGCGCGGCCCCATACAGCCTGGCACACGCCGCTCAGCcgctggtgctgggcctggcCTACGTCAACAGCTGCCTCAACCCCCTGCTCTATGTGCTGCTGGCCCGCGGGCTCCGGTGCTCCCTGGGTGCCCGCCTGGCCGGCGCCTTGCAGGAGTTGGAGCCCACCGCTTCGACGCCCTCCAAGTCCACCAGCGACCGGGCCACCATGGAGGAGCAGGTGTAG
- the DHX34 gene encoding probable ATP-dependent RNA helicase DHX34 translates to MASGRARQGARDTSGRAWPERGWDWGCPALRRRLEELHFGADGDGCLRAGSEDARRFWAFFERLQRFQGGRAERDPPAAPARPGAYDPRHRINLAVRGEPGACGVPRARLAEFRAGLLHYLDFAQKQSFARLARLQRERAALPIAQYRRRLLEAVAEHRVVVVAGDTGCGKSTQAPQYLLAAGYSHVACTQPRRIACVSLAKRVAFESLHQYGSEVGYQIRFESSRSPATRIVFLTEGLLLRQVQREPTLPGYRVLIVDEVHERHLHADFLLGVLRRLLPARPDLKLILMSATINIRLFSSYFGGAPVVQVPGRLFPITVIYQPIPPEEAAGAGGKQERLDPRPYLRVLQAIDHKYPPEERGDLLVFLSGVAEIGAVLEAAQTYATHTQRWVVLPLHSTLSIAEQDKVFDLPPPGVRKCILSTNIAETSVTIDGVRFVLDSGKVKEMSYDPQAKLQRLQEFWISRASAEQRKGRAGRTGPGVCYRLYAESDYDAFAPYPVPEIQRVALDALVLQMKSMCLGDPRSFPFLEPPPPSSLETAMRYLREQGALDDAEDLTPIGSLLAQLPVDVVVGKMLVLGVLFGLAEPVLTAAALLSVQSPFLRPAHANPDCATARRPLESPHGDPLTLLNTFNQWVQVKSERSSNSRKWCRRRGLEEHRLYEAANLRRQFQDLLRDHGLVKVASARASDSYTQQSRHRERRELHRLWRRHEQTEGRRRKALKLQDGEAASSSEDEGAGAPGDGDRARSVDIQDVKFKLRHNVDELQAVSGSALSPQQLTLLKLVLCRGLYPQLAVPDSFNSCRKDSDQIFHTRSKQGVVLHPTSVFATSPELLLPKEERGKSQESKEGLSSRHQLLAFVSLLETNKPYLVNCVRVPALQALLLFSRCLDTSADCTRLVADAWLELHVPDSEAALRLLSAALQHRAAWERLLNQQLEGRAGVPEPGPDAREVTALTRGLLEFMQSEVQYSLHRLSGLEKQSLYVGPQTVAAAPGLPGLFQGAEMTPDEVKGGYRVTDYLTYNCLTSDTDLYSECLRSFWTCPHCDLHMPFTPLERVSHERSCRPAEEPPPEEPAESLSKTSALQRLYHCDACQRDFMFTSTEILRHRKQHQ, encoded by the exons ATGGCCTCGGGCAGGGCGCGGCAGGGGGCCCGGGACACGTCGGGGCGCGCGTGGCCGGAGCGCGGCTGGGACTGGGGGTGCCCGGCGCTGCGGCGCCGGCTGGAGGAGCTGCACTTCGGGGCGGACGGGGACGGCTGCCTGCGGGCCGGCTCCGAGGACGCCCGCCGCTTCTGGGCCTTCTTCGAGCGGCTGCAGCGCTTCCAGGGCGGGCGCGCGGAGCGGGACCCCCCGGCGGCGCCCGCCCGGCCGGGGGCCTACGACCCCCGCCACCGCATCAACCTGGCGGTGCGGGGCGAGCCGGGGGCGTGCGGGGTGCCGCGGGCGCGGCTGGCCGAGTTCCGCGCCGGCCTGCTGCACTACCTGGACTTCGCGCAGAAGCAGAGCTTCGCCAGGCTGGCCCGGCTGCAGCGGGAGCGGGCGGCGCTGCCCATCGCCCAGTACCGCCGGCGGCTGCTGGAGGCCGTGGCCGAGCAccgggtggtggtggtggcgggggaCACGGGCTGCGGCAAGTCCACGCAGGCGCCCCAGTACCTGCTGGCCGCCGGCTACAGCCACGTGGCCTGCACGCAGCCCCGCCGCATCGCCTGCGTCTCCCTGGCCAAGCGCGTGGCCTTCGAGAGCCTGCACCAGTACGGGTCCGAG GTCGGGTACCAGATCCGTTTCGAGAGCAGCCGGTCGCCGGCCACCAGGATCGTCTTCCTGacggaggggctgctgctgcggcaGGTGCAGCGCGAGCCGACGCTGCCCGGGTACCGGGTGCTGATCGTGGACGAGGTGCACGAACGCCACCTGCACGCCGACTTCCTGCTGGGCGTGCTGCGCCGCCTCCTGCCCGCTCGCCCCGACCTCAAGCTCATCCTCATGTCGGCCACCATCAACATCCGCCTCTTCTCCAGCTACTTCGGGGGTGCCCCCGTGGTCCAGGTGCCCGGGCGGCTCTTCCCCATCACG GTCATTTACCAGCCCATCCCCccggaggaggcagcaggggcaggcgggAAGCAGGAGCGCCTGGACCCCCGGCCCTACCTGCGGGTGCTGCAGGCCATCGACCACAAGTACCCGCCCGAGGAGCGCGGCGACCTGCTGGTCTTCCTCAGCGGCGTGGCCGAGATCGGGGCCGTGCTGGAGGCCGCGCAGACCTACGCCACCCACACGCAGCGCTGGgtggtgctgcccctgcacagCACCCTCTCCATCGCCGAGCAGGACAAG GTCTTTGACCTGCCGCCCCCGGGCGTCCGCAAGTGCATCCTCTCCACCAACATTGCCGAGACCTCGGTCACCATCGACGGCGTGCGCTTCGTCCTGGACTCCG GGAAGGTGAAGGAGATGAGCTACGATCCCCAGGCCAAGCTGCAGCGGCTGCAGGAGTTCTGGATCAGCCGGGCCAGCGCAGAGCAGCGCAAGGGGCGTGCGGGCCGGACGGGGCCCGGCGTGTGCTACCGGCTCTACGCCGAGTCCGACTACGACGCCTTCGCCCCCTACCCCGTGCCCGAGATCCAGCGCGTGGCACTCGATGCCCTGGTGCTCCAG ATGAAGAGCATGTGTCTGGGCGACCCCCGGAGCTTCCCCTTCCTGGAGCCACCGCCACCGTCCAGCCTGGAGACAGCCATGCGCTACCTGCGGGAGCAGGGGGCCCTCGATGACGCCGAGGACCTGACACCCATCGGGAGCTTGCTGGCTCAGCTGCCCGTGGACGTGGTGGTCG GGAAGATGCTGGTCCTCGGGGTGCTGTTCGGCCTGGCCGAGCCGGTGCTCACGGCCGCAGCACTGCTGAGCGTGCAGTCCCCGTTCCTGCGCCCCGCGCACGCCAACCCTGACTGTGCTACAGCCCGCCGGCCCCTCGAGAGCCCCCACGGCGACCCCCTCACGCTGCTCAACACCTTCAACCAGTGGGTGCAG GTGAAGTCGGAGCGGAGCAGCAACTCGCGGAAGTGGTGCCGGCGCCGGGGCCTGGAGGAGCATCGGCTCTACGAGGCGGCCAACCTGCGACGACAGTTCCAG GACCTGCTCCGGGACCACGGGCTGGTGAAGGTGGCATCCGCCCGGGCCAGCGACAGCTACACGCAGCAGAGCCGGCACCGGGAGCGCCGGGAGCTGCACCGGCTGTGGCGGCGACACGAGCAGACGGAGGGCCGGCGGCGCAAGGCGCTCAAGCTGCAGGACGGGGAGGCTGCGTCCTCCAGCGAGGATGAGGGTGCGGGCGCCCCTGGGGATGGAGACAGGGCACGCAGCGTCGACATCCAG GACGTCAAGTTCAAGCTGCGTCACAACGTGGACGAGCTCCAGGCCGTGTCCGGCTCGGCCCTGTCCCCCCAGCagctcaccctgctcaagctggttCTGTGTCGGGGCCTCTACCCCCAGCTGGCCGTGCCCGACTCCTTCAACAGCTGCCGCAAGGACTCTGACCAG ATTTTCCATACCAGGAGCAAGCAGGGGGTTGTCCTGCACCCGACTTCGGTCTTTGCCACCAGCCccgagctgctgctgcccaaagAGGAGCGTGGGAAGAGCCAAG AGTCCAAGGAGGGGCTGAGCAGCCGCCACCAGCTCCTGGCCTTCGTGTCGCTGCTGGAGACCAACAAGCCCTACCTGGTGAACTGCGTGCGGGTCCCGGcgctgcag gccctgctgctcttctcccGCTGCTTGGACACGAGCGCCGACTGCACGCGCCTGGTGGCGGacgcctggctggagctgcacgtGCCCGACAGCGAGGCTGCCCTGCGCCTGCTCTCCGCGGCCCTGCAGCACCGCGCCGCCTGGGAACGGCTGCTGAACCagcagctggagggcagggctggggtgccgGAGCCGGGGCCGGACGCCCGGGAGGTGACAGCGCTGACCCGGGGGCTGCTGGAATTCATGCAGTCGGAG gtgcaatACAGCCTGCACCGGCTCTCGGGACTGGAGAAGCAGAGCCTGTACGTGGGCCCCCAGACAGTGGCAGCCGCGCCGGGGCTCCCGGGGCTCTTCCAAGGAGCGGAGATGACGCCCGACGAGGTGAAAGGCGGGTACCGCGTGACTGACTACCTGACCTACAACTGCCTCACT AGCGACACCGACCTATACAGCGAGTGCCTGCGCAGCTTCTGGACCTGCCCGCACTGCGACCTCCACATGCCCTTCACCCCACTGGAGCGCGTGAGCCATGAGAGGAGCTGCCGGCCTGCCGAGG AACCGCCCCCAGAGGAGCCTGCGGAGAGTTTGTCCAAAACCAGCGCTCTGCAGAGACTGTATCACTGCGACGCCTGCCAGCGGGACTTCATGTTCACGTCCACGGAGATCCTGCGGCACAGGAAGCAGCACCAGTGA